Proteins from a genomic interval of Micromonospora sp. NBC_00389:
- the uvrC gene encoding excinuclease ABC subunit UvrC, which produces MADPSTYRPAPGTIPESPGVYRFRDGTGRVIYVGKAKNLRSRLNSYFGDVWNLHERTRQMVTTAESVDWITVGTEVEALQQEFTWIKQYDPRFNVRYRDDKSYPYLAVTLDEEYPRLQVMRGAKRKGVRYFGPYSHAWAIRETLDLLLRVFPARTCSAGVFKRAGQVGRPCLLGYIGKCSAPCVGTVSADEHRDIVDDFCDFMAGRTDTMVRKIEREMTEASEQLEFERAARLRDDVAALRRAMEKQTVVLGDGTDADVVAFADDPLEAAVQVFHVRDGRVRGQRGWVVEKTEELSTGDLVHHFCTQVYGGEHGEADVPRELLVPELPADADALADWLSTHRGSRVSLRVPQRGDKRSLMETVERNAKDALARHKLKRSGDLTTRGKALDEISEALGMRTSPLRIECFDISQIQGTDVVASMVVFEDGLPRKSEYRRFIVRGATDDLSAMSEVLRRRFARYLDARSETGEVGVESADELEAPSGAEEPRIGTLVDPTTGRPRKFAYPPQLVVVDGGAPQVAAAAQALAGLGIEDVALCGLAKRLEEVWLPDDEFPVILPRTSEGLYLLQRIRDEAHRFAITFHRQRRSKRMTESALDHVPGLGEVRRKALLRHFGSLKRLSAATVEEITEVPGVGRRTAEAILAALDKGTGVVEGVEATPSS; this is translated from the coding sequence GTGGCTGACCCCTCGACCTACCGTCCCGCACCCGGCACCATTCCGGAGTCGCCGGGGGTCTACCGCTTCCGGGACGGCACCGGTCGGGTGATCTACGTCGGCAAGGCGAAGAACCTGCGCAGCCGGCTCAACTCCTACTTCGGCGACGTCTGGAATCTGCACGAGCGCACCCGGCAGATGGTCACCACCGCCGAGTCGGTTGACTGGATCACCGTCGGCACCGAGGTCGAGGCGCTCCAGCAGGAGTTCACCTGGATCAAGCAGTACGACCCGCGGTTCAACGTCCGCTACCGCGACGACAAGTCCTACCCCTACCTGGCCGTCACCCTCGACGAGGAGTACCCGCGGCTGCAGGTGATGCGCGGCGCCAAGCGCAAGGGGGTGCGCTACTTCGGGCCGTACTCGCATGCCTGGGCGATCCGGGAGACCCTCGACCTGCTGCTCCGGGTGTTCCCGGCCCGGACGTGCTCCGCCGGGGTGTTCAAGCGGGCTGGCCAGGTCGGTCGCCCCTGCCTGCTCGGCTACATCGGCAAATGCTCGGCGCCCTGCGTCGGCACCGTCTCCGCCGACGAGCACCGAGACATCGTCGACGACTTCTGCGACTTCATGGCCGGTCGCACCGACACCATGGTCCGCAAGATCGAACGTGAGATGACCGAGGCGAGCGAGCAGCTGGAGTTCGAGCGGGCCGCCCGGCTGCGGGACGACGTGGCGGCGTTGCGCCGGGCGATGGAGAAGCAGACCGTGGTGCTGGGCGACGGCACCGACGCCGACGTGGTCGCGTTCGCCGACGACCCGCTCGAGGCGGCCGTGCAGGTCTTCCACGTCCGCGACGGCCGGGTCCGCGGCCAGCGCGGCTGGGTGGTGGAGAAGACCGAGGAGTTGAGCACCGGCGACCTGGTGCACCACTTCTGCACCCAGGTGTACGGCGGCGAGCACGGCGAGGCGGACGTGCCCCGAGAGCTGCTGGTTCCCGAGCTGCCCGCGGACGCCGACGCACTGGCCGACTGGCTCTCCACCCACCGGGGCAGCCGGGTGTCGCTGCGGGTGCCCCAGCGTGGCGACAAGCGCTCGCTGATGGAGACCGTGGAGCGCAACGCCAAGGACGCGCTGGCCCGGCACAAGCTCAAGCGGTCCGGTGATCTGACCACCCGGGGAAAGGCGCTGGACGAGATCAGCGAGGCGCTGGGCATGCGCACCTCGCCGCTGCGCATCGAGTGCTTCGACATCTCCCAGATCCAGGGCACCGACGTGGTGGCCAGCATGGTCGTCTTCGAGGACGGGCTGCCCCGCAAGAGCGAGTATCGGCGGTTCATCGTCCGGGGCGCCACCGACGACCTCTCCGCGATGTCCGAGGTGCTGCGCCGTCGCTTCGCCCGCTATCTGGACGCGCGTTCGGAGACCGGCGAGGTGGGGGTGGAGTCGGCCGACGAGCTGGAGGCCCCGTCCGGCGCTGAGGAGCCACGGATCGGCACCCTCGTCGACCCCACCACTGGCCGGCCACGCAAGTTCGCGTACCCGCCGCAGTTGGTGGTCGTGGACGGCGGCGCGCCGCAGGTCGCGGCGGCCGCCCAGGCCCTCGCGGGGCTGGGCATCGAGGACGTGGCGCTGTGCGGGCTGGCCAAGCGGCTGGAGGAGGTCTGGCTCCCCGACGACGAGTTCCCGGTCATCCTGCCGCGTACGTCGGAGGGGCTCTACCTGCTGCAACGGATCCGCGACGAGGCGCACCGGTTCGCCATCACCTTCCACCGGCAGCGCCGCTCCAAGCGGATGACCGAGTCCGCGCTGGACCACGTGCCCGGCCTGGGGGAGGTGCGGCGCAAGGCGCTGCTGCGGCACTTCGGCTCACTCAAGCGGCTCTCCGCCGCCACGGTCGAGGAGATCACCGAGGTGCCCGGGGTGGGCCGTCGCACGGCCGAAGCGATCCTTGCCGCGCTCGACAAGGGCACGGGGGTCGTCGAGGGCGTCGAGGCGACGCCGAGTTCGTGA
- a CDS encoding Rieske (2Fe-2S) protein: MSDDQALTGPGTQTRRTLLTGVGAIGAAVVLAACGSDDDNDAGSGAPTSGGPAVPSTGDAGGGDRQDAQSVATTTDIPVGGGKILPAGVVITQPTAGQFKGFSAICTHQNCPVTNVDGGTINCTCHGSKFSIEDGSVKAGPATKPLPPKNIKVTGDQISLA; the protein is encoded by the coding sequence ATGAGTGACGATCAGGCGCTGACCGGTCCGGGTACGCAGACCCGTCGGACCCTGCTCACCGGTGTCGGGGCGATCGGCGCAGCCGTCGTACTGGCTGCCTGCGGCAGCGACGACGACAACGACGCCGGCAGTGGCGCTCCCACCAGCGGCGGCCCGGCGGTGCCCAGCACCGGCGACGCTGGCGGCGGTGACCGGCAGGACGCGCAGTCGGTGGCCACCACCACCGACATCCCGGTCGGCGGCGGCAAGATCCTCCCCGCGGGCGTGGTCATCACCCAGCCGACTGCCGGCCAGTTCAAGGGCTTCAGCGCCATCTGCACCCACCAGAACTGCCCGGTGACGAACGTCGACGGCGGCACCATCAACTGCACCTGCCACGGCAGCAAGTTCTCGATCGAGGACGGTTCGGTGAAGGCCGGTCCGGCCACCAAGCCGCTGCCGCCCAAGAACATCAAGGTCACCGGCGACCAGATCTCGCTGGCCTGA
- the uvrA gene encoding excinuclease ABC subunit UvrA — protein MADRLIIRGAREHNLRDVSLDLPRDALIVFTGLSGSGKSSLAFDTIFAEGQRRYVESLSSYARQFLGQMDKPDVDFIEGLSPAVSIDQKSTSRNPRSTVGTITEVYDYLRLLYARIGEPHCPVCGERISRQSPQQIVDRVLSMAEGTKFMVLAPVIRGRKGEYVDLFSELQAKGYARARVDGVVHPLTEPPKLKKQEKHTIEVVIDRLTVKPSAKQRLTDSVEAALGLSSGLVLLDFVDLPEDDPDRERRYSEHLACPNDHPLAIEDLEPRVFSFNAPYGACPECTGLGTKKEVDPELLVPDPERSLREGAIQPWSTGHNLEYFLRLLEALGEAQHFDVDTPWRALPARAQKTILHGSDDQVHVRYRNKYGRERSYYTGFEGVVQWIERRHSDTESEWSRDKYEGYMRDVPCAACGGARLKPEVLAVTLAGKSIAEVCNLSVGECADLLAGIELTDRQKMIAERVLKEINARLRFLLDVGLDYLSLDRPAGTLSGGEAQRIRLATQIGSGLVGVLYVLDEPSIGLHQRDNHRLIETLIRLRGLGNTLIVVEHDEDTIRTADWIVDIGPGAGEHGGEIVHSGSVPALLENPESITGAYLSGRRSIPTPKKRRPQTPDRELVVHGAREHNLRNLTVSFPLGQLIAVTGVSGSGKSTLVNDILYAVLANQINGARLVPGRHTRVAGLDHVDKVVGVDQSPIGRTPRSNPATYTGVWDHVRKLFAETTEAKVRGYGPGRFSFNVKGGRCEACSGDGTIKIEMNFLPDVYVPCEVCKGARYNRETLEVHYKGKTVSDVLEMPIEEAAEFFSAIPAIHRHLKTLVDVGLGYVRLGQPAPTLSGGEAQRVKLASELQKRSTGRTVYVLDEPTTGLHFEDIRKLLMVLEGLVDKGNTVITIEHNLDVIKTADWLIDMGPEGGHRGGTVLATGTPEEVAEVPESHTGEFLRQVLKLDGEAKGAAAATKRAAQANGVTKTRAPRKVAATAR, from the coding sequence GTGGCCGACCGACTGATCATCCGTGGCGCGCGCGAGCACAATCTGCGTGACGTCAGTCTCGACCTGCCCCGGGACGCACTCATCGTGTTCACCGGGCTGTCCGGGTCGGGCAAGTCGAGCCTGGCCTTCGACACGATCTTCGCCGAGGGGCAGCGGCGGTACGTGGAGTCGCTCTCGTCGTACGCCCGGCAGTTCCTCGGCCAGATGGACAAGCCCGACGTCGACTTCATCGAGGGGCTGAGTCCGGCCGTCTCGATCGACCAGAAGTCGACCTCGCGCAACCCGCGTTCGACCGTCGGCACCATCACCGAGGTCTACGACTACCTGCGGCTGCTCTACGCCCGCATTGGCGAGCCGCACTGCCCGGTCTGTGGCGAGCGGATCTCCCGGCAGAGCCCGCAGCAGATCGTCGACCGGGTGCTGTCGATGGCCGAGGGCACCAAGTTCATGGTGCTCGCCCCGGTCATCCGCGGCCGCAAGGGCGAGTACGTCGACCTCTTCTCCGAGCTGCAGGCCAAGGGTTACGCCCGGGCCCGGGTCGACGGCGTGGTGCACCCACTGACCGAGCCGCCGAAGCTCAAGAAGCAGGAGAAGCACACCATCGAGGTGGTGATCGACCGGCTCACCGTCAAGCCGAGCGCCAAGCAGCGGCTGACCGACTCGGTCGAGGCCGCCCTGGGCCTGTCCAGCGGCCTGGTGCTGCTCGACTTTGTCGACCTCCCCGAGGACGACCCGGACCGGGAGCGCCGCTACTCCGAGCACCTGGCCTGTCCCAACGACCACCCGCTCGCCATCGAGGACCTGGAGCCCCGGGTCTTCTCCTTCAACGCGCCGTACGGCGCCTGCCCGGAGTGCACCGGCCTGGGCACCAAGAAGGAGGTCGACCCGGAGCTGCTGGTGCCCGACCCGGAGCGCAGCCTGCGTGAGGGCGCCATCCAGCCCTGGTCCACCGGGCACAACCTCGAATACTTCCTGCGCCTGCTGGAGGCACTCGGCGAGGCCCAGCACTTCGACGTCGACACCCCGTGGCGGGCGTTGCCGGCGCGGGCGCAGAAGACGATCCTGCACGGCTCCGACGACCAGGTGCACGTGCGCTACCGCAACAAGTACGGCCGCGAGCGCTCCTACTACACCGGCTTCGAGGGCGTGGTGCAGTGGATCGAGCGTCGGCACTCCGACACCGAGTCCGAGTGGTCCCGCGACAAGTACGAGGGCTACATGCGCGACGTGCCGTGTGCGGCGTGCGGCGGCGCCCGGCTCAAGCCCGAGGTGCTCGCGGTGACCCTGGCCGGCAAGAGCATCGCCGAGGTCTGCAACCTGTCCGTGGGGGAGTGCGCCGACCTGCTCGCCGGCATCGAGCTGACCGACCGGCAGAAGATGATCGCCGAGCGGGTGCTCAAGGAGATCAACGCCCGGCTGCGGTTCCTGCTCGACGTCGGCCTGGACTACCTCTCCCTGGACCGGCCGGCCGGCACCCTTTCCGGTGGCGAGGCGCAGCGCATCCGGCTGGCCACCCAGATCGGCTCCGGGCTGGTGGGTGTGCTCTACGTGCTGGACGAGCCGTCGATCGGGCTGCACCAGCGCGACAACCACCGGCTGATCGAGACTCTGATCCGGCTGCGCGGGCTGGGCAACACGCTGATCGTGGTGGAGCACGACGAGGACACCATCCGTACCGCCGACTGGATCGTCGACATCGGGCCCGGCGCCGGCGAGCACGGCGGCGAGATCGTGCACAGCGGCTCGGTGCCGGCGCTCCTGGAAAACCCAGAGTCGATCACCGGGGCGTACCTGTCCGGGCGCCGGTCGATCCCGACGCCGAAGAAGCGTCGTCCGCAGACCCCGGACCGGGAGCTGGTGGTGCACGGCGCACGCGAGCACAACCTGCGCAACCTGACCGTCTCCTTCCCGCTGGGCCAGCTCATCGCGGTCACCGGGGTCAGCGGCTCGGGCAAGTCGACGCTGGTCAACGACATCCTGTACGCGGTGCTGGCCAACCAGATCAACGGCGCGCGGCTGGTGCCCGGCCGGCACACCCGGGTCGCCGGTCTCGACCACGTGGACAAGGTCGTCGGCGTGGACCAGTCGCCGATCGGCCGGACTCCGCGCTCCAACCCGGCCACCTACACCGGGGTCTGGGACCACGTCCGCAAGCTCTTCGCCGAGACCACCGAGGCCAAGGTGCGCGGGTACGGCCCGGGCCGGTTCTCGTTCAACGTCAAGGGCGGGCGCTGCGAGGCGTGCTCCGGCGACGGCACCATCAAGATCGAGATGAACTTCCTGCCCGACGTGTACGTCCCGTGTGAGGTCTGCAAGGGCGCCCGGTACAACCGGGAGACCCTGGAGGTGCACTACAAGGGCAAGACCGTCTCGGACGTGTTGGAGATGCCGATCGAGGAGGCGGCCGAGTTCTTCTCCGCCATCCCGGCCATCCACCGGCACCTCAAGACGCTGGTCGACGTCGGCCTCGGCTACGTCCGCCTCGGCCAACCCGCCCCGACTCTCTCCGGCGGTGAGGCGCAGCGCGTCAAGCTCGCCTCCGAGCTGCAGAAGCGCTCCACCGGGCGGACGGTCTACGTGCTCGACGAGCCGACCACCGGCCTGCACTTCGAGGACATCCGCAAGCTGCTGATGGTGCTGGAAGGGCTGGTCGACAAGGGCAACACGGTGATCACCATCGAGCACAACCTCGACGTGATCAAGACGGCCGACTGGCTGATCGACATGGGCCCGGAGGGGGGCCACCGGGGCGGCACCGTGCTCGCCACCGGCACCCCCGAGGAGGTCGCCGAGGTGCCTGAGAGTCACACCGGCGAGTTCCTGCGCCAGGTGCTCAAGCTCGACGGCGAGGCCAAGGGCGCGGCGGCGGCCACCAAGCGGGCCGCCCAGGCCAACGGCGTCACCAAGACTCGGGCGCCGCGCAAGGTCGCGGCCACCGCGCGCTGA
- the rsgA gene encoding ribosome small subunit-dependent GTPase A, which translates to MTIDLTALGWDAERAAYAARRGEHHPGRVARVDRGVCTVLTAAGPVRASLGGAVLAVAVRDPSALPCAGDWVLLTHWPDRRTTVEAVLPRRAALIRRTAGKDASGQVLAANLDAAAVVEPVHPEPDVGRIERLLSLAHESGARPLVVLTKADLAADPAALARQLAAVAPGVPVLPVSAEHGVGLEPLRAEVAPGRTLGLLGPSGAGKSSLVNALAGAVMMPTQAIRRVDGKGRHTTTWRALVPIPGGGAVIDTPGVRAVGLLDGVAGLDRAFADIAGLAEGCRYADCGHDGEPACAVGEALRTGELSTRRWESWRRLQREVAQESRRREARLAAERRGGWRSARRRAARPPTPGGY; encoded by the coding sequence ATGACGATCGATCTGACCGCCCTCGGCTGGGACGCCGAACGGGCGGCGTACGCCGCGCGGCGCGGTGAGCACCACCCGGGCCGGGTGGCCCGGGTGGACCGGGGGGTCTGCACGGTGCTCACCGCGGCCGGCCCGGTCCGGGCCAGCCTGGGCGGGGCGGTGCTGGCCGTCGCCGTCCGGGACCCCTCCGCGCTGCCCTGCGCGGGGGACTGGGTGCTGCTCACCCACTGGCCGGACCGCCGCACCACCGTGGAGGCGGTGCTGCCCCGGCGGGCCGCGTTGATCCGCCGTACCGCCGGCAAGGACGCCAGCGGCCAGGTGCTGGCCGCCAACCTCGACGCCGCCGCCGTGGTGGAGCCGGTGCACCCGGAGCCGGACGTCGGCCGGATCGAGCGGCTGCTGTCCCTGGCCCACGAGTCCGGGGCCCGGCCGCTGGTCGTGCTGACCAAGGCCGACCTCGCGGCCGATCCGGCCGCGCTGGCCCGTCAGCTCGCCGCGGTCGCCCCCGGGGTGCCGGTGCTGCCGGTCAGCGCCGAGCACGGCGTCGGGCTGGAGCCGCTGCGCGCGGAGGTGGCGCCGGGCCGCACGCTCGGCCTGCTCGGGCCGTCCGGGGCGGGCAAATCGAGCCTGGTCAACGCGCTGGCCGGCGCGGTGATGATGCCGACCCAGGCGATCCGCCGGGTCGACGGCAAGGGTCGGCACACCACCACCTGGCGGGCCCTGGTGCCGATCCCCGGTGGCGGCGCGGTGATCGACACGCCCGGCGTGCGGGCGGTCGGCCTGCTGGACGGCGTGGCCGGGCTCGACCGGGCGTTCGCCGACATCGCCGGGCTTGCCGAGGGCTGCCGGTACGCCGACTGCGGGCACGACGGCGAGCCCGCCTGCGCGGTCGGCGAGGCGCTGCGCACCGGCGAGCTCTCCACCCGCCGGTGGGAGAGCTGGCGGCGGCTGCAGCGGGAGGTGGCTCAGGAGAGCCGGCGGCGGGAGGCGCGGCTGGCCGCGGAGCGGCGCGGTGGGTGGCGCTCGGCCCGGCGTCGGGCGGCCCGACCGCCGACGCCCGGGGGCTACTGA
- a CDS encoding maleylpyruvate isomerase family mycothiol-dependent enzyme has translation MTTDPLLLTGEVDDATSRLLRTAASFDAADLAAASLLPDWTRGHVLAHLARNADGFVNLLTAARTGEPVPMYASPEARAADIEAGAGRPPAEHLDDLRRSADRFTEAVAAMPVEAWAATVQTRRGPWPAALLVWGRLREIEVHHLDLAADYRPADWSEAFAHRLLHEVAAHHAGQPAPPSMVLRFDGAGHELVIGERADAPIIAGPAPDLAAWLIGRDGGDALAVTPDGPLPTPPEWI, from the coding sequence GTGACCACCGATCCGCTCCTGCTCACGGGCGAGGTGGACGACGCGACCAGCCGGCTGCTGCGTACCGCGGCCTCCTTCGACGCCGCGGACCTGGCGGCCGCGTCGCTGCTGCCCGACTGGACACGCGGCCACGTGCTGGCCCACCTGGCGCGCAACGCCGACGGCTTCGTCAACCTGCTCACCGCGGCCCGCACCGGCGAGCCGGTGCCGATGTACGCGTCGCCGGAGGCCCGGGCGGCGGACATCGAGGCCGGCGCGGGCCGGCCGCCAGCCGAGCACCTGGACGACCTGCGACGCAGCGCGGACCGGTTCACCGAGGCCGTCGCGGCCATGCCGGTCGAGGCGTGGGCGGCGACGGTGCAGACCCGCCGGGGCCCGTGGCCCGCCGCCCTGCTCGTCTGGGGCCGGCTGCGCGAGATCGAGGTGCACCACCTCGACCTGGCCGCCGACTACCGGCCCGCCGACTGGTCGGAGGCGTTCGCCCACCGGCTGCTGCACGAGGTGGCCGCACATCACGCCGGCCAGCCAGCACCGCCGTCGATGGTGCTGCGCTTCGACGGCGCCGGGCACGAGTTGGTGATCGGGGAGCGGGCCGACGCCCCGATCATCGCCGGTCCCGCCCCCGACCTCGCCGCCTGGCTGATCGGCCGCGACGGCGGCGACGCGCTCGCCGTCACTCCCGACGGTCCCCTGCCTACTCCACCGGAATGGATATAG
- a CDS encoding MBL fold metallo-hydrolase, giving the protein MTYSGDVTNGGAPAVRELDGLTISKLSVGPMDNNAYLLRCTATGEQVLIDAANEAPRLLDLIGDRGLTAVVTTHQHMDHWVALEEVVAKTGARALVHADDAAGLPIEAERLADGDSVPVGDCALEVVHIKGHTPGSIALLYRDPTGTPHLFTGDSLFPGGVGNTDKDPVRFAALIDDVEGKLFDRLPDETWFYPGHGKDSTLGAERPALPQWRARGW; this is encoded by the coding sequence ATGACATACAGCGGAGACGTCACCAACGGCGGTGCGCCGGCGGTGCGGGAGCTGGACGGGCTCACCATCAGCAAGCTGTCGGTGGGCCCGATGGACAACAACGCCTACCTGCTGCGCTGCACGGCCACCGGCGAGCAGGTGCTGATCGACGCCGCCAACGAGGCGCCCCGGCTGCTGGACCTGATCGGCGACCGAGGGCTCACCGCCGTGGTGACCACCCACCAGCACATGGATCACTGGGTGGCGCTGGAGGAGGTGGTGGCCAAGACCGGCGCCCGGGCGCTGGTGCACGCCGACGACGCGGCCGGGCTGCCGATCGAGGCGGAGCGGCTCGCCGACGGTGACAGCGTGCCGGTCGGCGACTGCGCGTTGGAGGTCGTCCACATCAAGGGGCACACACCGGGCTCGATCGCGCTGCTCTACCGCGACCCGACCGGCACCCCGCACCTGTTCACGGGCGACAGTCTCTTCCCCGGCGGCGTGGGCAACACCGACAAGGACCCGGTGCGCTTCGCCGCGCTGATCGACGACGTCGAGGGGAAGCTGTTCGACCGGCTGCCGGACGAGACCTGGTTCTATCCGGGTCACGGCAAGGACAGCACGCTCGGCGCGGAACGCCCGGCCCTGCCCCAGTGGCGCGCCCGCGGCTGGTAA
- a CDS encoding DedA family protein has product MTQWLAEVGELPILLLMGALGLVMLFDAIPLLGVLVPGDVAILAAVGVGRPATGLATFTAVLVGCLAGWSLSFLVGRRYSERLRRSRVGGWIGEARWTAAEGILRGGGGRMMVVAPFLPVFNALLPLAAGGLRMSYRRFLGCAALGAAAWAGLYLALGTASRSLAGLLPGESSPLLVTMGVGLVLATVVLLGTRRRLRAVTAAPTP; this is encoded by the coding sequence ATGACGCAATGGCTGGCCGAGGTCGGAGAACTGCCCATCCTGCTGCTGATGGGCGCGCTCGGGTTGGTCATGCTCTTCGACGCCATCCCACTGCTCGGCGTCCTGGTCCCCGGTGACGTGGCGATCCTGGCCGCGGTCGGGGTGGGCCGCCCGGCCACCGGGCTGGCCACCTTCACCGCGGTGCTGGTCGGCTGCCTGGCCGGGTGGTCGCTGAGCTTCCTGGTCGGTCGCCGGTACTCCGAGCGGCTGCGACGCAGTCGGGTCGGCGGCTGGATCGGCGAGGCGCGCTGGACGGCGGCGGAGGGGATCCTGCGGGGTGGTGGTGGCCGGATGATGGTGGTGGCGCCGTTCCTGCCGGTGTTCAACGCGCTGCTGCCGCTGGCCGCGGGCGGGCTGCGCATGTCGTACCGGCGGTTCCTGGGCTGCGCGGCGCTCGGCGCGGCGGCCTGGGCGGGTCTCTACCTCGCGCTGGGCACCGCGTCCCGCTCGCTGGCCGGGCTGCTGCCGGGGGAGTCGAGCCCGCTGCTGGTCACCATGGGCGTGGGGCTGGTGCTCGCGACTGTGGTGCTGCTGGGCACCCGACGCCGGCTGCGGGCCGTCACCGCGGCGCCGACGCCCTGA
- a CDS encoding class I SAM-dependent methyltransferase, with protein MLAPMRGAAATALSELEREIDAPGDGLDRLRLVPTPFVPEVRLHLAEDAIVWWARMEAAAGHALPPPYWASAWAGGQALARHLLDHPELVAGRRVLDLAAGSGLVAIAAALAGAAKVVANDIDPYAVAAVTVNARANRVAVDASGSDLLDSGDAEADVDVVLAGDAFYSRALADRMLPFLQRAAARGAEVLVGDPDRGHLPADRLTVLADYPVPTTEPSVDSSLRRVQVLRPD; from the coding sequence ATGCTTGCGCCGATGAGGGGTGCCGCAGCCACCGCGCTGTCCGAGCTGGAGCGCGAGATCGACGCGCCCGGCGACGGCCTGGACCGGCTCCGACTGGTACCAACTCCGTTCGTCCCCGAGGTGCGGCTGCACCTGGCCGAGGACGCGATCGTCTGGTGGGCCCGGATGGAGGCCGCCGCCGGGCACGCCCTGCCGCCGCCGTACTGGGCCTCCGCCTGGGCCGGGGGTCAGGCCCTGGCCCGCCACCTGCTGGACCATCCGGAACTGGTCGCCGGCCGGCGGGTACTCGACCTCGCCGCCGGGTCCGGGCTGGTGGCCATCGCCGCCGCGCTGGCCGGCGCGGCCAAAGTGGTCGCCAACGACATCGACCCGTACGCCGTCGCGGCGGTCACGGTCAACGCGCGGGCCAACCGGGTCGCCGTCGACGCCAGCGGGAGTGACCTGCTGGACAGCGGCGACGCGGAGGCGGACGTGGACGTGGTCCTCGCCGGTGACGCCTTCTACAGCCGCGCACTGGCCGACCGGATGCTGCCGTTCCTGCAACGGGCCGCCGCCCGCGGTGCCGAGGTGCTGGTCGGCGACCCCGACCGGGGGCACCTGCCGGCGGACCGGTTGACGGTGCTGGCCGACTATCCGGTGCCCACCACGGAACCGTCGGTCGACTCGTCGCTGCGCCGGGTGCAGGTGCTGCGACCCGACTGA
- a CDS encoding cold-shock protein, translating to MATGTVKWFNSEKGFGFIEQDGGGPDVFVHYSAIASSGYRELNEGQKVEFEVTQGQKGPQADNVRPM from the coding sequence ATGGCAACCGGCACGGTTAAGTGGTTCAACTCGGAAAAGGGCTTTGGCTTCATCGAGCAGGACGGTGGAGGGCCGGACGTGTTCGTCCACTACTCCGCCATTGCCTCGAGCGGCTACCGGGAGCTCAACGAGGGCCAGAAGGTCGAGTTCGAGGTGACCCAGGGGCAGAAGGGTCCGCAGGCGGACAACGTCCGCCCGATGTAG
- a CDS encoding MFS transporter: MTAATRTDPGPVRPAGGLLRHRDFRLLWAGQAVSSIGSNVTTVALPLVAVAVLDAGTFQVAVLTAAAWLPWLLIGLPAGAWVDRLPRRPVMVACDVFCALAFLSVPLAAALDRLTVWHLLLVALGAGTARVFFETADQVYLPVVLRPEQLPEGNAKLHATQTVSYVVGPGVAGLIAQLTGAVAALLLDALTFLLSAAFLLRIRTVEPRARRADPSRSLRRDIAEGLRFVVRDPYLRVLAVFGAASNIGLIGYQAVLVVFLVRELRLEPGLVGVLIAVMSAGGIVGALLATTLARRCGTARALLLGAALTGPPALLIPLAAPGVGLVWPALGGVLIGLGVAVGNVVKGSFRQMYTPHHLLGRVTVSMHLLNYGTIPLAAVLAGALGARYGVETAIGVMTTWLALTPLILLMGPLRRRRDLPAAPAAY, encoded by the coding sequence GTGACCGCGGCTACCCGCACCGATCCGGGTCCGGTCCGGCCGGCCGGTGGCCTGTTGCGGCACCGGGACTTCCGGTTGCTCTGGGCCGGTCAGGCGGTCAGCAGCATCGGCAGCAACGTCACCACGGTCGCGCTGCCGCTGGTCGCGGTGGCCGTGCTCGACGCCGGCACCTTCCAGGTGGCGGTGCTCACCGCCGCGGCCTGGCTGCCCTGGTTGCTGATCGGCCTGCCGGCCGGCGCGTGGGTGGACCGCCTGCCGCGCCGTCCGGTGATGGTGGCCTGCGACGTGTTCTGCGCCCTGGCCTTCCTCAGTGTGCCGCTGGCCGCCGCGCTGGATCGGCTCACCGTCTGGCACCTGCTGCTGGTCGCGCTCGGCGCCGGCACCGCGCGGGTCTTCTTCGAGACCGCCGACCAGGTGTACCTGCCGGTCGTGCTGCGACCCGAGCAGCTACCGGAGGGCAACGCGAAGCTGCACGCCACCCAGACCGTGAGCTACGTCGTCGGACCCGGAGTCGCGGGCCTGATCGCCCAGCTCACCGGGGCGGTCGCCGCGCTGCTGCTGGACGCGCTCACCTTCCTGCTCTCCGCGGCCTTTCTGCTGCGGATCCGCACCGTCGAGCCGCGCGCCCGGCGGGCGGACCCATCCCGGTCGCTGCGCCGGGACATCGCCGAGGGGCTGCGCTTTGTCGTCCGCGACCCGTACCTGCGGGTGCTGGCGGTCTTCGGTGCGGCCAGCAACATCGGGCTGATCGGCTACCAGGCCGTCCTGGTGGTCTTCCTGGTCCGGGAGCTGCGGCTCGAACCGGGCCTGGTGGGCGTCCTGATCGCGGTGATGAGCGCCGGCGGGATCGTCGGTGCGTTGCTGGCCACCACGCTCGCCCGGCGTTGCGGCACCGCGCGGGCCCTGCTGCTCGGTGCGGCCCTCACCGGCCCGCCCGCGCTGCTCATTCCGCTGGCCGCGCCCGGTGTCGGGCTGGTCTGGCCGGCCCTCGGCGGGGTGCTGATCGGCCTCGGAGTGGCCGTCGGCAACGTGGTCAAGGGCAGCTTCCGACAGATGTACACCCCGCATCACCTGCTCGGCCGGGTGACGGTGAGCATGCACCTGCTCAACTACGGCACCATCCCGCTGGCGGCCGTGCTGGCTGGCGCCCTCGGCGCGCGGTACGGCGTCGAGACGGCGATCGGGGTGATGACCACCTGGTTGGCGCTCACCCCGTTGATCCTGCTGATGGGGCCGCTCCGGCGGCGGCGGGACCTGCCCGCCGCCCCGGCGGCGTATTGA